CAGCGGTAGGTAATGAGGACTATACCACTTGTATTTATGTTGGGCAGAGGAATGGCCACTGGATTGGGCTGGCGTCCCTTGTTCTCCGGCAACTGGGAAACTTTGGCTCAACTGCTACTGAGGTCTTGTCCTTGGTAGTATGGCTGTAAATGCTTCATCCCCTGCCTTAAGCCTATCTCCCCTCCCTGagactctcctcttcctccttctgcaGCCACTTCCTAGGccagcccctcatccccaccaaCCACCAGGCATTCATGGTTCTCCAATAACACACACCATCCCTACGCTTATTTGACAGGAGTGTAATTTCTCTGTAGGGTCTTGTTACACATTTGCCTAGAAGGGGGGAGGGTCCCCACTGGGACTGGGGGGGCTGTCGGTCCTGCAGGGAGGCCTTGCCAGAAATGGGCACAGCTGAGGCCGTGGCTCATGTAGCTGTTCAGATGAGTGAAGCGGGAGTGTTAGTAGCAAAGCCTGAAGAGTTAATTTCTGAAGCACTACACTACCCCTCTGTTTCTGCACCACTCTCCTGGCTGACTGAAGAACGTGCTGGGGGAAGCCGTCTCTCCGCTCCTTGGGATGGGGAGACGGCTTGGGTTGTACTGAGCAACAGTCAAACAACCAGCAGCCTTCCTTCCTCTCATGCTGGCAGGTCCATGTGGAGGGTGCatgaggagagagaagggagcctGCTGCTAGCTTCTGGCCGCCTGGACTTCAGGGCTGTCCTCCTGGGGCTCGTCGTCATCCGACTGCACCACGGGGGTCTCGGCCCCCTCCTCGCTGGTGTCCAGGCTGTTCAGGTCTGTGGAGACGGAGGATGTAGACGAGATCCGAGATTTGATCTCGGCTGCATTGGGCACTTGCAGGGTGATTTCCTCCTGGTAGTGGCTGGGCTCTGCCCAAGGAGAGAGGCAAGATTAGCAGAAGAAACCCACATGCTAGCATCTTTGCAGGCCTTGTGCCCAGCCCCCTTCACCTCCACCATACCCCTCCGCAGGCAGGCTGTGCCTTCATCCCTTTCCCATCCCACAGCAGGGGCTACATATGTGCAGAGCGCCATTTCAGCAGGGGCAGCGACTTGGGTACACAGTGTTTCTAGGCCCTTTAGGAGGAAAGGAGATGAGGCAGTGGGCTGGAACTATCCCTGTCAGGAGAGGTGGGAGATAGGAGGGATTTGGGTGGGAGTCACTGAGCTCAAAATTCTTACTGTCCATGAGCAGAAAGACATGAACTGGCCATAAGCAGGACTGAGCTGCTGAGCTACCGATCCCTTAGCCCAACTTTGATCCCCAGCACGAGCCAGGCTGCTGCCGGAGCCGGGTCTCCGTCCCCAGTCCCAGACTTTGGCAGCAGGGCATGTGCCTCACATTCCTTCCCCATTTTTGGCAGTGGAGCTTTCCGTAAAATTCCAGCTTGGGGCCTTCATGTGTGAGGCTGTTTAACTGGAACAGAGGAGAATCTGCTGCTAAATGGCTTGACTCATTCTCAGAGTGACTCATTCTCAGAGTCACTGCAAAGAGTGCAGTATGGGGTGATCAGGCTCCCaatgcctcctcctctcccattgGGGTCCCCCTCCCCAGACAATGAGCTCAACACAGGGTAACCTGCCTGGCTCTCCACTCCCCATGCGAGGAGCCCAGCCTGAGGCCACTGTGGTGCTGACACCGCCCCCAACAGGGAGCTCAATGCAAGACAGTCAAGGTCTTGGCACCTCCACACTTTGTGCAGAGAGCTCAGCATGGGCAATCAGGGCCCAGGGGAGAGTGAGTGTGGTGAGGAGTGTGGCAGGATATGATGGGACAGTGGCTGCTCtagagcagttttgggggataagAATTCAGTCCCACAAACCTTAAAGAGCTCCGAGTGCACATCAGCCCTGGAAAACTTGGATCCATAATTCTCTGCTCCCAGCAATGGTGGCTGTAGTGCACGCAGGGGACAGGTGTTTGTACAACAGTATCCTTCCCTAAGATTAGATGTTGTGATGCTGAAAATGCCTGTGCCCTTTCTGCCCGGCAGCCTCCACTGCTTACATCGCCAATGGAGTTGTACCAGCGGAGCCGTGCTGATGTGAACTTTTCCACCCCACAGGCCAAAGCCCCAAGTTTGTTGAGAGTCATAGCAGGGCTTGGACTGGATCGAAGAACTGACCAGCTGGTGTGAAGGTTGGGGGGACAGCGGGGAGctaacagggagggttgtgtacGTACCTGGCAGGAGACCGGCAACATTGTTATCCTCTGTCCCGCAGCTGAGAAACACGTCCATGGTGTCCTGGTCAGAAAGGTCCATCATTTCCATCTGCTCCAGCATATCCACATTCAcctccatggaggaaatgctgCCCAGCGGAGCTGCAGAGACATGGGCCAGAAAACCAGGGTGGGCCCATCACTAGTGCCAGTCAGATGAGAACCTCTTAGCCCTGGACCGACAGCACTGAGAAGACGATGCCATGGGAGGCCAGCTTGTGGGACTAGCCTGCTGGCTTGTTTATagtgtgagctcttcagggcccTTATCTTTATGGCCTGTTCAGGGCTCTATAAATAACAGGTCACCCCCTCCGCAGTGCCTTCCATCCCATTCTGTGTGTGACAGATGCCTCCCCCTAGCCCCTCGGCACTTACGTCTCCTGTGCTCTATCTGCAGGTGAGACATGGGGAAGAAGAAATCCACATCATGCTGGAAAACCTCCTCAAAGAACTTCTGCCTGTCACGTAATTTGAGCTGCTGCTGCATCTGCTCTGGCTCTAGTCCCCGCTGCCCATGCTCCATGTCAGCTGTAGAGGAACAAGGTAGAAGATCAGGCACAGGCTAGATGCAGTCAGATGGGGCATGGGACATCAGCCAAGGCCAAGAAGGGCTGCATAAGTCCACCCTATTCTGTCTATCAGTGTCCTGCAGGATAGGTATTGCTCTCTTGCTCTACGTTATCAATGGGGGTGCATTGTGATTTGGTAGCAATGGAAGAGGTATTACAGGCCATGGAGCTTGCTCCAGCAGTGCAATCTGAGCTGGGGGCCACTGCTCCTGACTCTGCTCCTGTGATATAGCCCAGTCTGGTGTCCACAGCTGCAATGACCACCTCATACTTTGG
Above is a genomic segment from Gopherus flavomarginatus isolate rGopFla2 chromosome 11, rGopFla2.mat.asm, whole genome shotgun sequence containing:
- the DBNDD2 gene encoding dysbindin domain-containing protein 2 isoform X2 → MHSPADMEHGQRGLEPEQMQQQLKLRDRQKFFEEVFQHDVDFFFPMSHLQIEHRRPPLGSISSMEVNVDMLEQMEMMDLSDQDTMDVFLSCGTEDNNVAGLLPEPSHYQEEITLQVPNAAEIKSRISSTSSVSTDLNSLDTSEEGAETPVVQSDDDEPQEDSPEVQAARS
- the DBNDD2 gene encoding dysbindin domain-containing protein 2 isoform X1, which gives rise to MSGPGAHSQSRRLPSDMEHGQRGLEPEQMQQQLKLRDRQKFFEEVFQHDVDFFFPMSHLQIEHRRPPLGSISSMEVNVDMLEQMEMMDLSDQDTMDVFLSCGTEDNNVAGLLPEPSHYQEEITLQVPNAAEIKSRISSTSSVSTDLNSLDTSEEGAETPVVQSDDDEPQEDSPEVQAARS
- the DBNDD2 gene encoding dysbindin domain-containing protein 2 isoform X3 — translated: MEHGQRGLEPEQMQQQLKLRDRQKFFEEVFQHDVDFFFPMSHLQIEHRRPPLGSISSMEVNVDMLEQMEMMDLSDQDTMDVFLSCGTEDNNVAGLLPEPSHYQEEITLQVPNAAEIKSRISSTSSVSTDLNSLDTSEEGAETPVVQSDDDEPQEDSPEVQAARS